In a single window of the Acipenser ruthenus chromosome 8, fAciRut3.2 maternal haplotype, whole genome shotgun sequence genome:
- the LOC117407468 gene encoding ankyrin repeat and SOCS box protein 11-like isoform X1 encodes MEDTSILAAFNNIYVAIFTLFCFKLFIKICLALLTQFYIVQGNRKEAARIAEEIYGITPGSWADRSPLHEAAFHGRLLSLKTLIAQGFNLNITTIDRVSPLHEACLGGHVACAKVLLENGANVNSVTVEGITPLYNACCSGSAACVNVLLEYGAHSQPECQLPSPVHEATKRGHRECMEILLANGVNIDQEVPHLGTPLYVACTCQKTDCVKKLLELGANVDLGRLQDTPLHAAARKTSTKIVDLLIDYGADVKCRNVEGKRPVELAAPNSMVERALLQREGPAALTQLCRLCIRKHLGRSRLQKVSRLELPGRLKEFLLYRIC; translated from the exons ATGGAGGATACTTCTATACTGGCTGCTTTTAACAATATTTATGTTGCTAtctttactttgttttgttttaagctgTTTATCAAGATTTGCCTTGCTTTGCTGACTCAATTTTACATCGTCCAAGGAAACAGAAAGGAGGCTGCGAGAATTGCTGAAGAGATTTATGGAATAACTCCAG GCTCCTGGGCAGATAGATCCCCACTTCATGAGGCTGCATTTCATGGCAGACTTTTATCACTCAAGACCCTGATTGCACAG ggTTTTAATTTGAACATCACCACCATAGATAGAGTCTCTCCTCTTCACGAAGCCTGCTTGGGAGGCCATGTTGCCTGTGCAAAGGTTTTATTGGAAAACGGGGCTAAT GTAAATTCAGTCACAGTTGAAGGCATCACTCCTTTGTACAATGCCTGCTGTAGCGGCAGTGCTGCCTGTGTGAATGTTCTACTGGAGTACGGAGCCCATTCCCAGCCTGAATGTCAGCTTCCTTCCCCAGTACATGAAGCAACAAAGAGAG GTCATAGAGAATGCATGGAGATTCTGCTTGCTAATGGGGTAAATATAGACCAAGAAGTCCCCCACCTTGGAACCCCACTTTATGTGGCCTGCACCTGTCAGAAAACAGACTGTGTGAAGAAACTTCTAGAGTTAG GAGCCAATGTGGACCTGGGCAGGTTGCAGGACACTCCGCTTCACGCAGCAGCCAGAAAAACAAGCACAAAAATAGTGGACTTGCTAATAGATTACGGGGCAGATGTGAAATGCAGAAATGTTGAAGGGAAGAGGCCGGTGGAACTCGCTGCTCCAAACAGCATGGTGGAAAGAGCACTTTTACAACGAGAAG GTCCTGCTGCTCTGACGCAGCTTTGTCGACTTTGCATACGGAAACATTTGGGTCGATCACGACTTCAAAAAGTTTCCAGGTTAGAGCTTCCAGGACGATTGAAAGAATTTCTTCTCTACAG AATTTGTTGA
- the LOC117407468 gene encoding ankyrin repeat and SOCS box protein 11-like isoform X2, producing the protein MLCWETSEMLTEITLSKEYWSNQHHIYGGYICNTLMSGSWADRSPLHEAAFHGRLLSLKTLIAQGFNLNITTIDRVSPLHEACLGGHVACAKVLLENGANVNSVTVEGITPLYNACCSGSAACVNVLLEYGAHSQPECQLPSPVHEATKRGHRECMEILLANGVNIDQEVPHLGTPLYVACTCQKTDCVKKLLELGANVDLGRLQDTPLHAAARKTSTKIVDLLIDYGADVKCRNVEGKRPVELAAPNSMVERALLQREGPAALTQLCRLCIRKHLGRSRLQKVSRLELPGRLKEFLLYRIC; encoded by the exons ATGCTTTGTTGGGAAACATCAGAAATGCTCACAGAAATCACACTCTCAAAGGAATACTGGTCCAACCAGCATCACATATATGGAGGGTATATTTGTAATACTTTAATGAGTG GCTCCTGGGCAGATAGATCCCCACTTCATGAGGCTGCATTTCATGGCAGACTTTTATCACTCAAGACCCTGATTGCACAG ggTTTTAATTTGAACATCACCACCATAGATAGAGTCTCTCCTCTTCACGAAGCCTGCTTGGGAGGCCATGTTGCCTGTGCAAAGGTTTTATTGGAAAACGGGGCTAAT GTAAATTCAGTCACAGTTGAAGGCATCACTCCTTTGTACAATGCCTGCTGTAGCGGCAGTGCTGCCTGTGTGAATGTTCTACTGGAGTACGGAGCCCATTCCCAGCCTGAATGTCAGCTTCCTTCCCCAGTACATGAAGCAACAAAGAGAG GTCATAGAGAATGCATGGAGATTCTGCTTGCTAATGGGGTAAATATAGACCAAGAAGTCCCCCACCTTGGAACCCCACTTTATGTGGCCTGCACCTGTCAGAAAACAGACTGTGTGAAGAAACTTCTAGAGTTAG GAGCCAATGTGGACCTGGGCAGGTTGCAGGACACTCCGCTTCACGCAGCAGCCAGAAAAACAAGCACAAAAATAGTGGACTTGCTAATAGATTACGGGGCAGATGTGAAATGCAGAAATGTTGAAGGGAAGAGGCCGGTGGAACTCGCTGCTCCAAACAGCATGGTGGAAAGAGCACTTTTACAACGAGAAG GTCCTGCTGCTCTGACGCAGCTTTGTCGACTTTGCATACGGAAACATTTGGGTCGATCACGACTTCAAAAAGTTTCCAGGTTAGAGCTTCCAGGACGATTGAAAGAATTTCTTCTCTACAG AATTTGTTGA
- the LOC117406946 gene encoding phosphatidylinositol N-acetylglucosaminyltransferase subunit A-like produces MGRRKGEGQKGPIPDSFLDFAAMNLKEVPRKQNVCMVSDFFYPNMGGVESHIYQLSQCLIERGHKVIIVTHAYGNRKGIRYLTNGLKVYYLPLKVMYNQSTSTTVFHSLPLLRYIFVRERITIVHSHSSFSSMAHDSLFHAKTMGLHTVFTDHSLFGFADVSSVLTNKLLTVSLCDTNHIICVSFTSKENTVLRGAVNPEIVSVIPNAVDPTDFTPNPSKRDENKITIVVVSRLVYRKGIDLLGGIIPELCQKYPDLQFLIGGEGPKRLVLEEVREKYQLHDRVRLLGALEHKDVRNVLVQGHIFLNTSLTEAFCMAIVEGASCGLQVVSTRVGGIPEVLPEDLIILCEPTVKSLCEGLEMVIAKHRAGSLPPPAAIHNRVRTLYTWRNVAERTEKVYDRVAKEVVLPMDARLNRLMSRCGPVAGCIFSLFAVLDFLLLVFLRWLVPDSNIDIAVDATGVRGAWRRMSTPPNTCTNTGYDSNYDVARDLNHTQ; encoded by the exons ATGGGTCGGAGGAAGGGAGAGGGGCAGAAGGGACCAATCCCTGACAGTTTCTTGGATTTTGCTGCTATGAATCTGAAGGAAGTGCCTCGGAAGCAGAATGTATGCATGGTGTCTGATTTCTTTTATCCCAATATGGGAGGAGTTGAAAGCCACATTTACCAGCTATCCCAGTGTTTGATTGAAAGAGGACACAAGGTGATTATTGTAACCCATGCTTATGGAAACAGAAAGGGTATTAGATACCTCACTAATGGGCTAAAAGTGTACTACCTACCTCTGAAGGTCATGTACAACCAGTCCACATCCACAACAGTCTTCCACAGCCTACCTCTGCTTAGGTATATCTTTGTGCGGGAGCGGATCACAATAGTTCATTCCCACAGTTCCTTTTCATCCATGGCACACGACTCCCTGTTTCATGCCAAGACGATGGGACTGCACACAGTTTTCACTGACCATTCGCTTTTCGGGTTTGCTGATGTGAGTTCTGTGCTGACCAACAAACTGCTGACTGTCTCTCTCTGCGACACCAATCACATTATCTGTGTGTCCTTCACTAGCAAAGAAAACACTGTACTCAGAGGTGCAGTGAACCCGGAGATAGTCTCTGTGATTCCCAATGCTGTTGATCCTACTGACTTCACTCCAAACCCATCCAAGAGGGAcgaaaataaaataaccattgtGGTTGTTAGCCGACTTGTTTACAGAAAAG GAATAGATTTACTTGGTGGCATAATTCCTGAGCTTTGTCAGAAATACCCTGACTTGCAATTTCTTATTGGTGGTGAGGGACCCAAAAGACTTGTGCTTGAGGAGGTCAGAGAAAAATACCAGCTTCATGACAG GGTACGTCTTTTAGGAGCCTTGGAACACAAAGATGTTAGAAATGTTTTAGTTCAGGGTCATATTTTCCTCAATACATCTCTAACAGAAGCATTCTGCATGGCCATAGTAGAGGGTGCAAGTTGTGGGCTTCAG GTTGTTAGCACACGTGTCGGGGGCATCCCAGAGGTGCTCCCTGAGGATCTCATTATCCTTTGTGAGCCTACAGTGAAGTCTCTGTGTGAAGGACTGGAGATGGTTATAGCCAAACACAGGGCAGGGAGCCTGCCCCCACCTGCTGCCATTCACAACAGAGTAAGAACCCTCTACACATGGAGGAATGTTGCAGAGAGGACAGAAAAG GTTTACGACAGAGTGGCTAAAGAAGTTGTCTTGCCTATGGATGCACGGCTTAACAGACTGATGTCTCGCTGCGGGCCTGTTGctggctgtattttttcacttttCGCTGTCTTGGACTTCCTGCTCTTGGTGTTTCTGAGATGGCTTGTCCCCGATTCCAATATTGACATTGCAGTGGATGCTACAGGAGTTCGAGGAGCTTGGAGACGGATGTCCACTCCTCCTAACACATGCACAAACACAGGTTATGATTCAAACTACGATGTAGCAAGAGACTTGAATCACACTCAATAA
- the vegfd gene encoding vascular endothelial growth factor D — translation MKTHCCIIMHLLAVSFVRLMQGAEYDHDTQQSREALEHRIRSTSNLEELLQTTHYEDWKLWKCRLKLKELATKNDSPLLTSHRSTRYAAAVYDLEILKAIDDEWQKIQCTPRETCVDVAKELATNTNVFFKPPCVSVFRCGGCCNEESLSCRNTSVSYITKTLFQIAIPLTYMPQPVTFGVANHTACKCMPPTVIRRHAPHHHRGNSCHHSPKPCNNAEFWDSITCQCVPYPQRRMRAELSPIAELAVCGPFLVFDEDLCECVCRRECPVNYSMNFGNCTCQCSESSETCAQKDKLFDPESCSCRWERECPVKHCHLGRSNKLKNCHCVRERKYRNP, via the exons AGCAGGGAAGCCTTGGAGCACAGGATTAGATCTACCTCGAATCTCGAGGAGCTGCTGCAGACCACTCACTACGAGGACTGGAAGCTGTGGAAGTGCAGACTGAAACTCAAGGAGCTCGCGACCAAGAACGATTCCCCCTTGCTGACCTCTCACCGCTCCACGCGGTATGCTGCTGCCGTCTATGACCTGGAAATTCTGAAAG CCATTGATGATGAGTGGCAGAAAATCCAGTGCACGCCCCGGGAGACCTGCGTAGATGTTGCCAAGGAGCTAGCCACTAACACAAACGTGTTCTTCAAGCCACCTTGTGTGTCTGTCTTCAGGTGTGGTGGATGCTGCAATGAAGAAAGTCTGTCATGCAGAAACACGAGTGTCTCCTACATCACTAAAACA CTCTTTCAAATAGCCATTCCACTGACATACATGCCACAGCCTGTGACCTTTGGAGTAGCCAATCACACAGCCTGCAAGTGTATGCCACCTACAGTGATCCGAAGACATGCGCCCCACCACCACAGAGGCAACAG TTGCCACCATTCACCAAAACCATGTAATAATGCTGAGTTCTGGGACAGTATAACATGTCAGTGCGTGCCATACCCACAGAGGAGGATGAGAGCAG AACTTTCTCCGATCGCAGAGCTGGCAGTCTGTGGACCCTTTTTGGTGTTTGATGAAGATTTGTGTGAATGTGTCTGCAGACGAGAATGTCCCGTAAACTACTCCATGAACTTTGGGAACTGTACCTGCCAGTGTTCTGAGAGCTCGGAGACCTGTGCCCAAAAAGACAAGCTTTTCGACCCAGAGTCTTGCAG CTGTAGGTGGGAGAGGGAGTGCCCAGTAAAACACTGCCACCTTGGAAGGTCTAACAAGCTGAAAAACTGCCACTGTGTCCGGGAAAGAAAGTACCGCAACCCCTGA